From a region of the Lactuca sativa cultivar Salinas chromosome 4, Lsat_Salinas_v11, whole genome shotgun sequence genome:
- the LOC111886551 gene encoding aldehyde oxidase GLOX1, producing the protein MAIYLQLLFFALLHTPPCSATGGSWSVLLPSVGISAMHMQLLPNDRVVMFDRTDFGTSRISLPNGKCRHNSTDCSAHSVEYDVASNSIRPLMLLTDVWCSSGTLMPNGRLTQTGGWGDGSQVVRIYRSCDTCDWQEIQNGLNQPRWYATNQILPDSRQIIIGGRQTFNYEFYPKMSATETSYSLPFLVQTSDLNIENNLYPFVFLIPDGNLFIFANNRAILFDYSRNKVVKNYPTMPDGQPRNYPSTGSAVLLPLQINKGTVNTIEVLVCGGAPKGAFINALNARFDRALDTCGRLKISDQNPEWLMETMPLARVLGDMLLLPNGHVLNINGASEGSAGWELGRNPVLNPVVYLPENPIGSRFQVQNPSNKPRMYHSTAVLLRDGRVLVGGSNPHDKYAFTDVLYPTELSLEAFAPSYLDPSSSILRPNIISHKRKAKMHYGEQIIIRFTITGDVNLSLISVTMIAPSFNTHSFSMNQRLLVLDGGNSTKAVFGRRSYYTVEVTAPPSGNIAPAGDYLLFVVHNEVPSPGIWVRIQ; encoded by the coding sequence atggccatttatctCCAGCTCCTCTTCTTCGCTCTCCTCCATACTCCGCCATGTTCCGCCACTGGTGGATCCTGGTCCGTCCTCCTCCCAAGCGTCGGCATCTCAGCCATGCACATGCAGCTTCTCCCAAATGATCGTGTTGTTATGTTTGATCGTACGGACTTTGGCACCTCCAGAATCTCTCTTCCTAATGGCAAATGCCGCCACAACTCAACCGACTGCTCAGCCCATTCCGTCGAGTATGATGTTGCATCCAATTCCATACGTCCACTTATGCTACTCACTGATGTTTGGTGCTCTTCTGGAACTTTAATGCCCAACGGAAGACTTACACAGACCGGAGGCTGGGGAGATGGTTCTCAGGTTGTCCGAATTTATAGATCATGTGATACATGCGATTGGCAAGAGATACAAAACGGGTTGAATCAACCCAGATGGTATGCAACCAATCAAATACTGCCCGACAGTCGCCAAATTATTATTGGTGGTCGTCAGACGTTTAACTATGAGTTCTATCCTAAGATGTCGGCGACAGAGACCTCTTACAGTTTACCCTTTTTGGTTCAAACGAGTGACCTTAACATTGAAAATAATCTGTACCCATTTGTATTTCTCATTCCTGATGGTAATTTGTTCATTTTTGCAAATAATCGTGCTATTTTATTCGACTATTCAAGGAACAAAGTGGTCAAGAATTACCCAACAATGCCAGATGGTCAACCAAGGAATTACCCAAGCACGGGTTCTGCAGTTTTATTACCTTTGCAGATAAATAAAGGAACAGTGAATACCATTGAAGTCTTAGTTTGTGGGGGTGCACCCAAAGGAGCATTCATTAATGCATTAAACGCAAGATTTGATAGAGCCTTGGATACATGTGGTCGGCTTAAAATATCAGACCAAAATCCCGAATGGCTCATGGAAACCATGCCTTTAGCTCGAGTATTAGGTGACATGTTGTTGCTACCGAATGGACATGTATTGAACATTAATGGTGCGTCTGAAGGGTCTGCAGGATGGGAGCTTGGAAGGAACCCAGTTCTGAACCCAGTAGTTTACCTACCGGAGAACCCAATTGGGTCTAGATTTCAAGTGCAAAACCCAAGCAACAAACCTCGAATGTACCATTCGACAGCGGTTTTGCTAAGAGATGGTAGGGTTCTTGTCGGTGGAAGTAATCCTCATGATAAATATGCATTCACGGACGTACTTTACCCAACTGAATTGAGCTTGGAGGCATTTGCGCCCTCTTATCTGGATCCAAGCTCATCCATATTACGTCCTAATATTATCTCGCACAAACGCAAAGCTAAGATGCACTATGGTGAACAAATTATCATTAGGTTTACGATAACAGGCGATGTGAATCTTAGTTTGATCTCAGTGACAATGATAGCACCTTCGTTTAACACGCACTCTTTTTCTATGAATCAAAGGTTGTTGGTGCTTGACGGTGGCAACTCCACCAAGGCTGTCTTCGGACGTCGGTCTTACTATACAGTTGAAGTAACAGCGCCTCCATCCGGTAATATTGCACCTGCtggtgattatcttttatttgtgGTTCATAATGAAGTACCGAGTCCAGGCATTTGGGTCCGAATTCAGTGA